DNA sequence from the Novosphingobium sp. KACC 22771 genome:
GTGGTCTGGATCGGCGTGTTCACCTTTGTCTATCTGATGGGAGTGCTGCGCTGATGGCTGACCATTCGCACGATCACGCACATGGCCACGGCCATGAAGCGGCGTTCCACGCCACCACCAAGGATTACGTGATCGGCTTCGTCCTTTCCGTGATCCTGACCGCGATCCCCTTCTGGCTGGTGATGAGCGGCGCGATCGCCGACAAATCGACGACCGCCATCGTCATCACCGCCTTTGCCGCGGTTCAGGTTGTGGTCCACATGGTCTACTTCCTGCACATGAACGGCAAGATCGAGGGCGGCTGGAACCTGATGGCCGCTCTGTTCACCATCCTGCTGGTGGCGATCATCCTGTCGGGCACGCTGTGGGTGATGTTCCACCTCAACGCCAACATGATGCCGGTCAAGATGGACGGCATGGGCTGATGAAGTCCGGCCTTAATGGCCAGCAAAAGGGGCGGCGCCGGATTCTTCCGGTGGCCGCCCTGCTGCTTTGTGCGGCGCTGTTTTCGGCGCTGGGCGTATGGCAGGTGCAGAGGCTGGCATGGAAACGCGCCTTGATCGCGCATGTGAACGAGGTTTCGACCGCCAATCCCATCGAGGCGCGGCTGTTGCCGATAGCACCTGGCCCGCGCGATCTGGCCGATCTGGAATATCGCCGCGTGTGGGCGCTGGGCCGGTTTGAACCGCAGGGGACAACGCTGGTCTCGGCGCTGACCGAGCGGGGCGCGGGCTATTGGGTGATGGCGCCGCTGCGCATGGGCGATGGGCACGCGGTGTGGATCAATCGCGGCTATGTGCCTTTGGGCAGCACCGCCCTGGCCGAAGCCGCGCAGACGCCCACGGGCGAGGTGGCGATCACCGGCCTGCTGCGGAAAACCGAGCCCAAGGGCCGCTTCTTGCAGGCCAATGTGCCTGCGCAGGACCGCTGGTATGCGCGCGATATTGCCGTCATCTCCGCCACGCGCGGGGTGAAGGGTCAGGCCGCATGGTTCATCGACGCCCAAGGCCCCGAAATCCTCGGTCACCCCATCCCCGGCCTGACGGTCATTCAATTCCCCAACAGCCATCTGCAATATGCGCTGACATGGTTCGCCATGGCCCTGCTCAGCCTGTTTGCCATCTGGCTGGTCTGGCGGCGCCCGGCCTGATAAAGCCGGGCCATGGCCACCCAACCCAACCCCGCCCCCTCCTCTTCAGGGGCCGATTACGATATTGCCCCGGCCTCCTATGGCAACATGGGTCTGTTGGTTCAGCTGCGCTGGATCGCGGTGCTGGGGCAATTGGTGACGATCTGGGTGGCATGGCGGGTGCTGGGTGTGCGCCTGCCGATGGCCGAACTGGTGGCGGTGCCCGCACTGCTGGCGCTGATGAACATCGGCACATGGGCCTATGGGCGGCAACGCGCGGGCTATTCCTATCTGGAACTGCTGGGCGCGCTGATGCTCGATGTCGAGGCGCTGAGCTGGCAGCTCTATTTCACCGGCGGCGCGACCAACCCCTTCATCTTCCTGTTTCTGGTCCAGATCATGCTGGGCGCGATCCTGCTGCCTGCGCGATGGAGCTGGATTGTCGCGCTGGTCGCCTGCTGCGATGTGGCGTTTCTGACCTTCGATTACCGCCCGCTTGATCTGCCCCCCGCCTATGCGGGCGAGCATTTCCGGCTTTATCTGTTGGGCAGCCTTGCCTGCTTCGTGCTGATCGCGGCCCTTTTGGTCTATTTCGTCGTCCGCATGGACCGCAACCAGCGCGCCAGCAGCGCCGCCCTTGCCGCCCTGCGCCAACAGGCAGCGGAGGAGAATCATATCGTGCGGTTAGGCCTGCTGGCCAGCGGGGCGGCGCATGAACTGGGCACGCCGATGGCCTCGATGTCGGTGATCCTTGGCGACTGGGCGCGGGAAAAGACCATTGCGGGCGACCCCGACCTTGCCGCCGATGTGGCCGATATGCAGGCGGAATTGAAACGCTGCAAAACCATCCTGTCGGGCATCCTGATGGCGGCGGGCGAGGTGCGCGGCGAAAACCCCAGCGTTACCACCGCCCGCGGTTTCTTAAGCGAAATCGTCGAGGACTGGCGCGCGCGCAGCCCCGCCCCCATCACGCTGGACGACCGGCTAGGCGAGGATGTGCCGATCATCGCCGATCCCGCGCTGCGGCAGGTGATCGGCAATGTGGTGGACAACGCGCTGGAAGTCTCGCCCGGCGGCATAGCCATCGCCACGGCGCGAGAGGGCGACATCTGGCAAATTGCCGTGCGCGATTTCGGCCCCGGTTTCGCCCCCGATATGCTCGATCAGGTCGGCCGCCCCTATCGCTCGACCAAGGGACGCGACGGGGGCGGACTGGGCCTGTTCCTCGTGGTCAACGTGTTGCGCCAATTGGGCGGGCGCATCGAAGTGGCCAATGTTGACGATGGCGGGGCGCTGGTCGTGCTCTCCATTCCGTTGTCGGCGCTGGCTTTTTCAGGCAAAGGTACGGCATGAACAACCCCCTGCCCCATCTCGTCATCGTGGAAGACGATCCCGCCTTTGGCCGCACGCTGCGCCGGTCGTTCGAACGGCGCGGCTATGAGGTGCTGCTGGCCACCAACCCCGACGAACTGGGCCTGTTGATGACCAGCACGCGGTTTCAGTATGCCGTGGTGGACCTGAAACTGGGCACGGCCTCCGGGCTGACCTGCGTGCAGATGCTGCACGAAAAGGACCCCGAAACCACCATCGTCGTCCTGACCGGATTTGCCAGCATCGCCACCGCCGTCGAGGCCATCAAGCTGGGGGCCTCGCATTACCTCGCCAAACCGGCCAACACCGACGATATCGAGGAGGCCTTTTCCAAGCGCGAAGGCAATGCCGCCGTGCCCGTCGAAGGCCGCAAGACCAGCATCAAAACGGTCGAGTGGGAATATATCCACACCACGCTGGCCGAATGCAATTTCAACATCTCCGAAGCCGCCCGCAGGCTGGGGATGCATCGGCGCACTTTGGCCCGGAAGCTGGAGAAGCAGCAGGTGAAGTGAGGGGGGTTTTAGGTTTAGAATATGCCTCCGGCGGGCAAAGGGTCTCGACCCGTTGCAATCCCATTATTGGGGTGCGCGAGGTTGGCCAGATTATGTGGTGATTTTTGAAAGCCTGCGGCGCGGTAAACTTGCGCTAAAAGCGCCGCAGGCTTTAAAATTGAAACGTTGCGCCATTCCACCAAGGCCGACCCCCTGGCACAACGCAAACAGTATCGGGATTGCAAAGGGCCCCCGCCCTTTGCCCGCCGGAGGCATAAACCTCCTAAATCAGGCCAATTCCTCCAACACCACTTTCAACGCGGCCGCATTGATCAACGCCGCCTTTTCCGCATCATCCGCCTCGCTGTAGCAGCGCAATTCCGGCGCATTACCCGACCGGCGCAGGTGCAGTATCGAACCATCAGCGCAAGACATGCGGATGCCATCCGTCAGATCGACGCCCGTGATCGCTCCGGCGATCCCGCCGAAATAGCTGGTCAGCCGCGCAATCTGTTCCTGCGCATTGCCTTCGAGCAGAGCCGCAAAGATAGCCTCACTGCGCTCTGTGGCGAAGTTCTGAATGCGGTCGGAGTAGGTCACGCGCGGCGGCAATTCGCCCAGCAGGTCGGCCACCCGCCGCCCCTTTGCCGCAGCGATCACCGCCACGACAGGCAGCACGGCATCGCGCGTCGGCAGCGCGGAAATACTCCGTCCACCAAGGTCGAAAGCACTGGCCAGCAGGAAGCCGCCATTGGCCTCATAGCCGCAAACCTTGTCCTGACCGGCGGCCAAAGCGGCATTCATCGCGTCAATCACAAAGGGCGAGCCGATCCGCGTGCGCGCGCAATGCTTGAAGGCGCCCGACAGCTCCAGCACCGTGTTGCTCGACACCGGCGTCACCACCGTGCCCGCGCCCAATGCCCGCGCGCAAAGCACGCCCAGCACATCGCCGCGAAGCCATTCGCCGGTGTGATCCGCCAGCAACGGCCGGTCACTGTCGCCATCTGTCGAAATGATCGCATCGAAGCCATATTCCGCCGCCCATTCGCGGGCCAGCACCACATCCTCGGGGCGGATCGCCTCGGTATCGACGGGGATGAATTTGGTGGCGCGGCCAATCGGCACGTCCTCTGCGCCCAGTGCATTGACGATGGCGAGCACAATGTCGCGCCCCACCGCCGAATGTTGATACACGCCGATCTTGCGCCCCGCCAGAGCGTCCGCGCCAAAGGCCTCGACATAGCGCGCGACATAGGCAGTCGCCACATCCGTCACACCCGGCAAAGGCGCAGGCGACACCAGCATGCCCGCCG
Encoded proteins:
- the cyoD gene encoding cytochrome o ubiquinol oxidase subunit IV, with amino-acid sequence MADHSHDHAHGHGHEAAFHATTKDYVIGFVLSVILTAIPFWLVMSGAIADKSTTAIVITAFAAVQVVVHMVYFLHMNGKIEGGWNLMAALFTILLVAIILSGTLWVMFHLNANMMPVKMDGMG
- a CDS encoding SURF1 family protein; translation: MKSGLNGQQKGRRRILPVAALLLCAALFSALGVWQVQRLAWKRALIAHVNEVSTANPIEARLLPIAPGPRDLADLEYRRVWALGRFEPQGTTLVSALTERGAGYWVMAPLRMGDGHAVWINRGYVPLGSTALAEAAQTPTGEVAITGLLRKTEPKGRFLQANVPAQDRWYARDIAVISATRGVKGQAAWFIDAQGPEILGHPIPGLTVIQFPNSHLQYALTWFAMALLSLFAIWLVWRRPA
- a CDS encoding ATP-binding protein, producing the protein MATQPNPAPSSSGADYDIAPASYGNMGLLVQLRWIAVLGQLVTIWVAWRVLGVRLPMAELVAVPALLALMNIGTWAYGRQRAGYSYLELLGALMLDVEALSWQLYFTGGATNPFIFLFLVQIMLGAILLPARWSWIVALVACCDVAFLTFDYRPLDLPPAYAGEHFRLYLLGSLACFVLIAALLVYFVVRMDRNQRASSAALAALRQQAAEENHIVRLGLLASGAAHELGTPMASMSVILGDWAREKTIAGDPDLAADVADMQAELKRCKTILSGILMAAGEVRGENPSVTTARGFLSEIVEDWRARSPAPITLDDRLGEDVPIIADPALRQVIGNVVDNALEVSPGGIAIATAREGDIWQIAVRDFGPGFAPDMLDQVGRPYRSTKGRDGGGLGLFLVVNVLRQLGGRIEVANVDDGGALVVLSIPLSALAFSGKGTA
- a CDS encoding response regulator transcription factor; amino-acid sequence: MNNPLPHLVIVEDDPAFGRTLRRSFERRGYEVLLATNPDELGLLMTSTRFQYAVVDLKLGTASGLTCVQMLHEKDPETTIVVLTGFASIATAVEAIKLGASHYLAKPANTDDIEEAFSKREGNAAVPVEGRKTSIKTVEWEYIHTTLAECNFNISEAARRLGMHRRTLARKLEKQQVK
- a CDS encoding phosphomannomutase, with the translated sequence MTSTAALAPLTVDMLMQQSGVQFGTSGARGEVVAMTDRVCYGYTQGFLSYLREIGEYAGGRVALAGDLRPSTPRILAACAQAIWDMGGEPVFCGYVPTPALALYAFGQAIPCLMVTGSHIPDDRNGIKFYRPAGEVLKSDEAGMKRQAVILDDEAFDAAGMLVSPAPLPGVTDVATAYVARYVEAFGADALAGRKIGVYQHSAVGRDIVLAIVNALGAEDVPIGRATKFIPVDTEAIRPEDVVLAREWAAEYGFDAIISTDGDSDRPLLADHTGEWLRGDVLGVLCARALGAGTVVTPVSSNTVLELSGAFKHCARTRIGSPFVIDAMNAALAAGQDKVCGYEANGGFLLASAFDLGGRSISALPTRDAVLPVVAVIAAAKGRRVADLLGELPPRVTYSDRIQNFATERSEAIFAALLEGNAQEQIARLTSYFGGIAGAITGVDLTDGIRMSCADGSILHLRRSGNAPELRCYSEADDAEKAALINAAALKVVLEELA